Proteins from a single region of Streptomyces sp. HUAS 15-9:
- a CDS encoding ABC transporter ATP-binding protein → MTELSKTGAAVGEPTSAHTPTAFLEVRDLKVHFPTDDGLVKSVDGLNFTLEKGKTLGIVGESGSGKSVTSLGIMGLHTAGQYGKRKARISGEIWLDGTELLSADPDHVRKLRGREMAMIFQDPLSALHPYYTIGQQIVEAYRTHHKVDKKTARRRAVEMLDRVGIPQPDKRVDNYPHEFSGGMRQRAMIAMSLVNNPELLIADEPTTALDVTVQAQILDLIRDLQKEFGSAVIIITHDLGVVAELADDILVMYGGRCVERGPADKVFYEPRHPYTWGLLGSMPRLDREQQDRLIPVKGSPPSLINIPSGCAFHPRCPYADIPKDNVTRTVRPELTEVGSKHWAACHLSKEQRERIWTEEIAPKL, encoded by the coding sequence ATGACCGAACTCAGCAAGACCGGAGCCGCCGTGGGCGAGCCCACCTCCGCGCACACCCCGACCGCCTTCCTCGAAGTGCGCGACCTGAAGGTGCACTTCCCGACCGACGACGGCCTGGTCAAGTCCGTGGACGGGCTCAACTTCACGCTGGAGAAGGGCAAGACCCTCGGCATCGTGGGCGAGTCCGGCTCCGGCAAGTCGGTGACCTCGCTCGGCATCATGGGCCTGCACACCGCCGGCCAGTACGGCAAGCGCAAGGCGCGGATATCCGGAGAGATCTGGCTGGACGGCACCGAGCTGCTGTCCGCGGACCCCGACCACGTACGCAAGCTGCGCGGCCGCGAGATGGCGATGATCTTCCAGGATCCGCTGTCGGCCCTGCACCCGTACTACACGATCGGCCAGCAGATCGTGGAGGCGTACCGGACCCACCACAAGGTCGACAAGAAGACCGCGCGCAGGCGAGCGGTCGAGATGCTCGACCGGGTGGGCATTCCGCAGCCCGACAAGCGCGTCGACAACTACCCGCACGAGTTCTCCGGCGGTATGCGTCAGCGCGCGATGATCGCGATGTCGCTGGTCAACAACCCCGAGCTGCTCATCGCGGACGAGCCGACGACCGCCCTGGACGTGACCGTCCAGGCGCAGATCCTCGACCTGATCCGTGATCTGCAGAAGGAGTTCGGCTCCGCGGTCATCATCATCACCCACGACCTGGGCGTCGTCGCCGAGCTGGCCGACGACATCCTGGTGATGTACGGCGGCCGCTGCGTCGAGCGGGGACCGGCGGACAAGGTGTTCTACGAGCCCCGGCACCCCTACACCTGGGGCCTGCTCGGCTCGATGCCGCGCCTCGACCGTGAGCAGCAGGACCGCCTGATCCCGGTCAAGGGCTCCCCGCCCTCCCTCATCAACATCCCGTCCGGCTGCGCCTTCCACCCCCGCTGCCCGTACGCGGACATCCCGAAGGACAACGTCACCCGCACGGTCCGCCCCGAGCTGACCGAGGTCGGCAGCAAGCACTGGGCCGCCTGCCACTTGAGCAAGGAGCAGCGGGAGCGTATCTGGACCGAAGAGATTGCGCCGAAGCTGTGA
- a CDS encoding alpha/beta hydrolase, producing MSLTGTPFLYTTLVLSVVALILPLVLWSRMPGPKVLRATARVLMLLFAQGTAVTLVFVLVNNQNNLYDNWADLLGTGNHVQRAADLGRDGTGGIALKKLPKVKQTFRAADGPGMRQAGGVQVTQLKGRVSGVNAEVYVWLPPQYGEPAYRHKKFPVVEVLPGYPGSAKAWFGSLKAHEQLLPLMRSGQVAPFILVAPRTNLLAGVDTGCANTPGEVNADSWLSIDVPKMVMDNFRADPAPAGWAVAGYSAGAHCAVKLAVAHPDRFRAAVGLSGYNDPIGERNSLAAQNPRVRAENNPYLILKKAAVPPRISLYISGQPHDGYEAGVALESVAKAPTTVHVVFLPRSAGGHTMALWKPQVEPVFRWLTLQMGQSRVRTGTTPRSPSTADSTHAALASGTASRAGAGRRR from the coding sequence ATGAGCCTCACCGGGACTCCGTTCCTCTACACGACCCTCGTGTTGTCCGTCGTCGCCCTCATACTGCCGCTCGTCCTGTGGTCGAGGATGCCGGGGCCCAAGGTCCTGCGCGCCACGGCCCGGGTCCTGATGCTGCTGTTCGCCCAGGGCACGGCCGTCACCCTGGTCTTCGTCCTGGTCAACAACCAGAACAACCTGTACGACAACTGGGCCGACCTGCTGGGCACCGGCAACCACGTCCAGCGGGCCGCGGACCTCGGCCGGGACGGCACCGGCGGGATAGCACTGAAGAAGCTGCCCAAAGTGAAGCAGACGTTCAGGGCGGCCGACGGACCGGGTATGCGCCAGGCCGGCGGCGTCCAGGTCACCCAGCTCAAGGGCCGGGTGTCCGGCGTGAACGCCGAGGTCTACGTCTGGCTGCCGCCGCAGTACGGCGAACCCGCCTACCGACACAAGAAGTTCCCGGTGGTGGAGGTGCTGCCCGGCTACCCCGGCTCGGCGAAGGCCTGGTTCGGGTCGCTGAAGGCGCACGAGCAGCTGCTGCCGCTGATGAGGAGCGGCCAGGTGGCGCCGTTCATCCTGGTGGCGCCCCGCACCAATCTGCTGGCCGGAGTGGACACCGGCTGCGCGAACACCCCCGGGGAGGTGAACGCCGACAGCTGGCTCAGCATCGACGTGCCGAAGATGGTCATGGACAACTTCCGCGCCGACCCCGCCCCGGCCGGCTGGGCCGTCGCCGGGTACTCGGCGGGCGCGCACTGCGCGGTCAAGCTGGCGGTCGCCCACCCCGACCGCTTCCGGGCCGCGGTCGGCCTGTCCGGCTACAACGACCCGATCGGCGAGCGCAACTCGCTGGCCGCGCAGAACCCGAGGGTGCGGGCCGAGAACAATCCTTACCTGATCCTCAAGAAGGCGGCCGTGCCGCCCAGGATCTCCCTCTACATCTCCGGCCAGCCCCACGACGGCTACGAGGCGGGCGTGGCCCTCGAATCGGTCGCCAAGGCGCCGACGACCGTGCACGTGGTGTTCCTGCCGCGCAGCGCGGGCGGCCACACCATGGCGCTGTGGAAGCCCCAGGTGGAGCCGGTCTTCCGCTGGCTGACCCTGCAGATGGGCCAGAGCCGGGTCAGGACCGGGACTACTCCTCGGTCACCGTCGACCGCCGATTCCACGCACGCGGCGCTCGCCAGTGGTACCGCATCGCGAGCAGGCGCAGGACGAAGGCGGTGA
- a CDS encoding ABC transporter permease yields the protein MTAPLHEPTAEAAPSAAEEAAAAAVGEKAVQGRSLGRIAWERLKRDKLALTGGVVVLALIALALLAPVITNLLGQDPDAYHEGLIDPLFGTPKGSLGGISGDHLLGVEPVNGRDIFARILYGAQVSLLVGFLSAMVAVVLGTVLGILAGFFGGWVDSLISRVMDGLLAFPQLLFTIALVSVMPNDMLGLTGSSVRVFVMILVIGFFGWPYIGRVVRGQTLSLREREYVEAARSLGAGRFYILFKELLPNLVAPIVVYTTMMIPTNILTEAALSFLGVGVKPPTASWGQMLSSAIDYYESDPMYMVVPGVAIFVTVLAFNLFGDGVRDALDPKGSR from the coding sequence ATGACGGCACCATTGCACGAGCCGACTGCGGAAGCGGCCCCGAGCGCGGCCGAAGAAGCGGCGGCTGCCGCTGTCGGTGAAAAGGCCGTACAGGGACGTTCCCTGGGCCGGATCGCCTGGGAGCGCCTCAAGCGGGACAAACTCGCCCTCACGGGTGGCGTGGTCGTGCTTGCCCTCATCGCGCTCGCCCTGCTCGCGCCGGTGATCACCAACCTGCTCGGGCAGGACCCGGACGCCTACCACGAGGGCCTGATCGACCCGCTGTTCGGCACCCCGAAGGGGTCGCTGGGCGGCATCAGCGGAGACCATCTGCTGGGTGTCGAGCCGGTCAACGGCCGCGACATCTTCGCCCGCATCCTCTACGGTGCTCAGGTCTCGCTCCTGGTCGGCTTCCTGTCCGCCATGGTCGCCGTCGTTCTCGGCACCGTGCTGGGCATCCTGGCCGGCTTCTTCGGCGGCTGGGTGGACTCCCTCATCAGCCGCGTCATGGACGGTCTGCTGGCCTTCCCGCAGCTCCTGTTCACCATCGCCCTGGTCTCCGTCATGCCGAACGACATGCTCGGCCTGACCGGCTCCAGCGTGCGGGTGTTCGTGATGATCCTGGTCATCGGGTTCTTCGGCTGGCCGTACATCGGGCGCGTGGTGCGAGGACAGACCCTCTCGCTGCGTGAGCGCGAGTACGTCGAGGCCGCCCGGTCGCTGGGCGCCGGCCGCTTCTACATCCTCTTCAAGGAACTGCTGCCCAACCTCGTCGCGCCCATCGTCGTGTACACGACGATGATGATCCCGACCAACATCCTCACCGAGGCGGCACTCAGCTTCCTTGGCGTAGGCGTCAAGCCGCCTACCGCCTCCTGGGGGCAGATGCTCTCGAGCGCGATCGACTACTACGAGTCGGACCCCATGTACATGGTGGTTCCGGGCGTGGCGATCTTCGTGACCGTTCTTGCCTTCAACCTCTTCGGCGACGGCGTGCGGGACGCGCTGGACCCGAAGGGCTCCCGCTGA
- a CDS encoding ABC transporter substrate-binding protein, with product MTTQRTSGRRKQALAAAVAVAALMTTAACGGGNSDDGDKGSKTGAAGFDAANNKVAQADLAKKGGTLRFGGAQDADSWDTTRGYYGFMWNFARYYSRQLVTNKTEPGKDGATLTPDLATGLAKVTDKGKTYTYTLRDGVTWEDGKPITSKDIKYGIERVWAQDVLSGGPVYLKDVLDPKGAYKGPYKDSAKDKLGLKAIDTPDDKTIVFHLPKANSDFEEMLALVSASPVRQDMDTKSKYGLHPFSSGPYKFASYSPGKDLTLVRNDKWSQASDPIRKAYPDKITVQFFSDANQLDQRLINGDLDLDINQTGMSPQGRTTALKEHKANLDNPVSGYIRYAVFPQSVKPFDNIECRKAVILGADHVSLQTARGGPIAGGDIGTNMLPPSVAGAEGQKYDPYKLAGANKSGNEADAKAALKACGKPNGFKTTIAVRNNKPVEVATAQSLQASLKKIGITAEIDQYDGSQTTGIIGSPANVKKKNYGIIIMGWGPDFPSVQGFGLPLWDSKYILDSGNSNYALIKDKTIDGLFDQYTTTLDDAGKTKISTEINHKVMEGAYYLPFVFEKFINWRGDNLANVYTTDGYSGTYDFVNLGLKSAK from the coding sequence GTGACTACCCAACGCACCTCAGGGCGGCGGAAGCAGGCGTTGGCCGCTGCTGTCGCGGTCGCCGCGCTGATGACCACGGCAGCGTGCGGCGGCGGCAACAGCGATGACGGCGACAAGGGCTCGAAGACGGGCGCAGCCGGTTTCGACGCGGCCAACAACAAGGTTGCCCAGGCCGACCTCGCCAAGAAGGGCGGCACGCTGCGGTTCGGTGGTGCCCAGGACGCCGACTCGTGGGACACCACGCGTGGCTACTACGGCTTCATGTGGAACTTCGCGCGCTACTACAGCCGTCAGCTCGTCACGAACAAGACCGAGCCCGGCAAGGACGGCGCCACGCTGACCCCGGACCTCGCCACCGGTCTCGCCAAGGTCACCGACAAGGGCAAGACCTACACGTACACCCTGCGTGACGGCGTCACCTGGGAAGACGGCAAGCCGATCACGTCCAAGGACATCAAGTACGGCATCGAGCGCGTGTGGGCGCAGGACGTGCTGTCCGGTGGTCCGGTGTACCTGAAGGACGTCCTCGACCCCAAGGGCGCGTACAAGGGCCCGTACAAGGACTCCGCCAAGGACAAGCTGGGTCTGAAGGCGATCGACACGCCGGACGACAAGACCATCGTCTTCCACCTCCCGAAGGCCAACTCGGACTTCGAGGAGATGCTGGCCCTGGTCTCGGCGTCCCCGGTCCGCCAGGACATGGACACCAAGTCCAAGTACGGTCTGCACCCGTTCTCCTCCGGCCCGTACAAGTTCGCCTCGTACAGCCCGGGCAAGGACCTCACCCTGGTCCGCAACGACAAGTGGAGCCAGGCCTCGGACCCGATCCGCAAGGCCTACCCGGACAAGATCACCGTCCAGTTCTTCTCGGACGCCAACCAGCTGGACCAGCGTCTGATCAACGGTGACCTGGACCTGGACATCAACCAGACCGGCATGTCGCCGCAGGGCCGCACGACCGCCCTGAAGGAGCACAAGGCCAACCTGGACAACCCGGTCTCCGGCTACATCCGCTACGCGGTCTTCCCGCAGAGCGTGAAGCCGTTCGACAACATCGAGTGCCGCAAGGCCGTCATCCTGGGCGCCGACCACGTGTCGCTGCAGACCGCCCGTGGTGGCCCGATCGCCGGTGGCGACATCGGCACCAACATGCTCCCGCCGTCCGTCGCGGGCGCCGAGGGCCAGAAGTACGACCCGTACAAGCTGGCCGGCGCCAACAAGAGCGGCAACGAGGCCGACGCCAAGGCCGCGCTGAAGGCCTGCGGCAAGCCGAACGGCTTCAAGACCACCATCGCCGTCCGCAACAACAAGCCGGTCGAGGTGGCCACCGCCCAGTCCCTGCAGGCGTCGCTGAAGAAGATCGGCATCACCGCCGAGATCGACCAGTACGACGGTTCGCAGACCACCGGCATCATCGGCAGCCCCGCCAACGTGAAGAAGAAGAACTACGGCATCATCATCATGGGCTGGGGTCCGGACTTCCCGTCCGTCCAGGGCTTCGGTCTGCCGCTGTGGGACAGCAAGTACATCCTGGACAGCGGTAACTCCAACTACGCGCTGATCAAGGACAAGACGATCGACGGCCTGTTCGACCAGTACACCACCACGCTGGACGACGCGGGCAAGACCAAGATCTCCACGGAGATCAACCACAAGGTCATGGAGGGCGCGTACTACCTGCCCTTCGTCTTCGAGAAGTTCATCAACTGGCGCGGGGACAACCTGGCGAACGTGTACACCACCGACGGCTACAGCGGTACGTACGACTTCGTCAACCTCGGCCTGAAGTCAGCGAAGTAA
- a CDS encoding trimeric intracellular cation channel family protein: MLQQLFTPSVQHTLDVIGIFVFAISGALLAVRKNFDVFGIAVLAEVTALGGGIFRDVIIGAVPPAAFTDLGYFLTPLFAALMVFFLHPHVERIQSAVLVFDAAGLGLFAVSGTTKAYDFGLNLTASAALGLATAVGGGVLRDVLANEVPSLLRWDRDLYAVPAIVGATMVVLCIHYDALTPFTTGLAVVTAFVLRLLAMRYHWRAPRAWNRRSTVTEE, from the coding sequence GTGCTCCAGCAACTCTTCACTCCCTCCGTCCAGCACACGCTCGATGTCATCGGCATCTTCGTCTTCGCGATCTCCGGCGCGCTGCTGGCCGTCCGCAAGAACTTCGACGTCTTCGGCATCGCCGTGCTAGCCGAGGTCACCGCGCTGGGCGGAGGGATCTTCCGGGATGTGATCATCGGGGCGGTGCCCCCGGCCGCCTTCACGGACCTGGGGTACTTCCTCACTCCGCTGTTCGCCGCGCTGATGGTGTTCTTCCTGCACCCGCACGTGGAGCGGATCCAGTCGGCTGTCCTCGTGTTCGACGCGGCCGGCCTCGGCCTGTTCGCCGTCAGCGGTACGACGAAGGCGTACGACTTCGGCCTCAACCTCACCGCGTCGGCGGCCCTGGGCCTGGCCACCGCGGTCGGCGGCGGTGTGCTCAGGGACGTGCTGGCCAACGAGGTGCCCTCGCTGCTGCGCTGGGACCGCGACCTGTACGCGGTCCCAGCGATCGTCGGCGCCACCATGGTGGTGCTGTGCATCCACTACGACGCGCTGACCCCGTTCACCACCGGGCTCGCGGTCGTCACCGCCTTCGTCCTGCGCCTGCTCGCGATGCGGTACCACTGGCGAGCGCCGCGTGCGTGGAATCGGCGGTCGACGGTGACCGAGGAGTAG
- a CDS encoding M1 family metallopeptidase has product MALSRSARSGAVATAAASFLVIAASSAPTPGAPGIGDPYFPQLGNGGFDARHYALDIAYDPATGRLDGRTTLTARATQNLSSFDLDLQKLEVTQVEVNGRRAQFTRDGDELVVAPRGPLRRGRDFTATVTYGGIPQPLNGPIVFGSDYGWMKTGDGVFVACEPNAASTWFPSSDHPADKATYDIRIKAPRGLTAVSNGRLVSTYDKGGSTYTHWRERRPMATYLATATIGKFDVRTGRTPGGIPIYVAIDPTLAGGNAVDVYAVTAAATDYWSQVFGPYPFEETGAIVDDMPEAGFSLEVQSKPAYSAVRNETTIVHELAHQWFGDSVSVARWKDIWLNEGFATYAQWLWAEHQGTRSAHDSFLAAYDARPAGSAFWQTEVADPRRDTMFASAVYQRGAMTLQMLRERIGDAAFFRLLPAWTWLHRYGNADTDDFIRLAERISGRQLDDLFRTWLFTTGKPAA; this is encoded by the coding sequence ATGGCACTCTCCCGTTCGGCACGTTCAGGCGCGGTCGCCACCGCGGCCGCCTCCTTCCTGGTCATCGCCGCCTCCTCCGCCCCCACCCCGGGCGCCCCCGGCATCGGTGACCCGTACTTCCCGCAGCTCGGCAACGGCGGCTTCGACGCCCGGCACTACGCCCTCGACATCGCGTACGACCCGGCCACCGGCCGCCTCGACGGCCGTACGACCCTCACCGCCCGTGCCACCCAGAACCTCTCCTCCTTCGACCTCGACCTCCAGAAACTGGAGGTCACCCAGGTCGAAGTGAACGGCAGACGGGCCCAGTTCACCCGCGACGGCGACGAACTCGTCGTCGCCCCGCGAGGCCCCCTGCGAAGGGGCCGGGACTTCACCGCCACCGTCACCTACGGCGGCATCCCCCAGCCCCTCAACGGCCCCATCGTGTTCGGCTCCGACTACGGCTGGATGAAGACCGGCGACGGGGTCTTCGTCGCCTGCGAACCCAACGCGGCCTCCACCTGGTTCCCGTCCAGCGACCACCCCGCCGACAAGGCCACCTACGACATCCGGATCAAGGCCCCCAGAGGCCTGACCGCGGTGTCCAACGGCCGGCTCGTGTCGACGTACGACAAGGGCGGCTCGACGTATACCCATTGGCGAGAGCGCAGGCCCATGGCGACCTACCTCGCCACCGCCACCATCGGGAAGTTCGACGTGCGCACCGGGCGGACCCCCGGTGGCATCCCGATCTATGTCGCCATCGATCCGACCCTCGCGGGCGGCAACGCCGTCGACGTGTACGCCGTCACCGCGGCCGCCACCGACTACTGGTCCCAGGTCTTCGGGCCGTACCCGTTCGAGGAGACCGGCGCGATCGTCGACGACATGCCCGAGGCGGGATTCTCGCTGGAGGTGCAGTCCAAGCCCGCCTACTCGGCCGTGCGCAACGAGACGACGATCGTGCACGAGCTGGCCCACCAGTGGTTCGGCGACTCGGTCAGCGTGGCACGGTGGAAGGACATCTGGCTCAACGAGGGCTTCGCCACCTACGCCCAGTGGCTGTGGGCGGAACACCAGGGCACCCGCTCGGCGCACGACTCCTTCCTCGCCGCCTACGACGCCCGCCCCGCCGGCTCGGCCTTCTGGCAGACCGAGGTCGCCGACCCGCGGCGCGACACCATGTTCGCCTCCGCCGTCTACCAGCGCGGCGCGATGACGCTCCAGATGCTGCGGGAGCGGATCGGTGACGCGGCCTTCTTCAGGCTGCTGCCCGCCTGGACCTGGCTGCACCGTTACGGCAACGCGGACACGGACGACTTCATCCGGCTCGCGGAGCGGATCAGTGGGCGGCAGCTTGACGACCTGTTCCGGACGTGGCTGTTCACGACAGGGAAACCTGCCGCCTGA
- a CDS encoding ABC transporter permease, translating to MLAYLIRRLFAAAVMLVVIVMVVFGIFFLIPKWAGVDIASSFVGKQADPAAVEAVRVKLGLGDPIYTQVWHFFKGIFAGRTYAAGGDVTHCAAPCFGYSFRSEQAVWPVLTDRFPVTLGLALGAAVLWLVFGIAAGVLSALKRGSLWDRGAMLVALSGVSLPIYFTGMLSLAIFAFGLKWLDAKYVPLDQSLGGWFGGMILPWITLAFLYAAMYARITRATMMEILGEDYIRTARAKGLKEQVVIGKHAMRSTMTPILTMLGMDLGALIGGAILTESTFSLPGLGQAVLNAIKNQDLPIILGVTLITSLAVLIANLLVDILYAVIDPRVRLS from the coding sequence GTGCTCGCTTACCTCATCAGGCGGCTGTTCGCCGCCGCAGTGATGCTCGTGGTCATCGTCATGGTGGTCTTCGGCATCTTCTTCCTCATCCCCAAGTGGGCAGGGGTGGACATCGCCTCGAGCTTCGTGGGCAAGCAGGCCGACCCGGCCGCCGTCGAAGCCGTGCGCGTGAAGCTGGGACTCGGCGACCCGATCTACACCCAGGTCTGGCACTTCTTCAAGGGCATCTTCGCGGGCCGCACCTACGCGGCCGGCGGTGACGTCACCCACTGTGCCGCGCCGTGCTTCGGCTACTCCTTCCGCAGCGAGCAGGCCGTCTGGCCGGTGCTGACCGACCGCTTCCCGGTGACCCTGGGTCTCGCGCTCGGTGCCGCCGTGCTGTGGCTGGTCTTCGGTATCGCGGCGGGTGTGCTCTCCGCGCTCAAGCGGGGCAGCCTCTGGGACCGCGGCGCGATGCTCGTGGCGCTGTCGGGTGTCTCGCTCCCCATCTACTTCACCGGCATGCTCTCCCTGGCGATCTTCGCCTTCGGTCTGAAGTGGCTCGACGCGAAGTACGTGCCCCTCGACCAGAGCCTCGGCGGCTGGTTCGGCGGCATGATCCTCCCCTGGATCACCCTCGCCTTCCTCTACGCGGCGATGTACGCCCGGATCACGCGCGCCACCATGATGGAGATCCTCGGCGAGGACTACATCCGCACGGCGCGGGCGAAGGGCCTCAAGGAGCAGGTCGTCATCGGCAAGCACGCGATGCGCTCCACGATGACGCCGATCCTGACCATGCTCGGCATGGACCTCGGCGCCCTCATCGGCGGTGCCATCCTGACGGAGTCGACGTTCAGTCTGCCCGGTCTGGGCCAGGCGGTGCTCAACGCCATCAAGAACCAGGACCTGCCCATCATCCTGGGCGTCACCCTGATCACTTCTCTCGCGGTGCTCATCGCCAACCTCCTGGTGGACATCCTGTACGCCGTGATCGACCCCCGCGTGAGGCTGTCATGA
- a CDS encoding thioesterase family protein, whose product MPEAATAPSPALGFARAGGLSSSRAVIGDSEFDRDTAVARREPGVYDIDLSAGWTIINAVNGGYLLAVLGRALADALPHPDPFTISAHYLTASQPGPAVVRTETVRSGRGLSTGQASLFQYDEQGNEVERIRVLASYGDLDTLPDDVRTTATPPAIPPMDQCFGPEAASDIRLPSGGPAPVDGSSAIADRLMLKLDPSTLGWALGAPSGKGEMRAWFGLADGRDADPFSLLLAVDALPPTAFEIGLKGWVPTVELTVHVRHRPAPGPLRISITTRNLAGGFLEEDAEVWDSEGRLVAQSRQLARVRLP is encoded by the coding sequence ATGCCAGAAGCAGCTACCGCACCCTCCCCCGCTCTCGGTTTCGCTCGAGCGGGGGGACTCTCATCGTCGCGGGCCGTGATCGGCGACAGCGAGTTCGACCGCGACACCGCGGTCGCCCGGCGCGAGCCCGGCGTCTACGACATCGACCTCTCGGCCGGCTGGACGATCATCAACGCCGTCAACGGCGGCTATCTGCTGGCCGTGCTGGGCCGAGCCCTTGCCGACGCCCTGCCGCACCCGGACCCCTTCACCATCTCCGCGCACTACCTGACGGCGTCCCAGCCGGGCCCGGCGGTCGTCCGCACCGAGACCGTGCGCAGCGGCCGCGGCCTGTCCACCGGCCAGGCCTCCCTCTTCCAGTACGACGAGCAGGGCAACGAGGTCGAGCGCATCCGCGTCCTCGCCTCCTACGGCGACCTCGACACCCTCCCCGACGACGTCCGTACGACGGCGACGCCGCCCGCGATCCCACCCATGGACCAGTGCTTCGGCCCCGAGGCCGCATCCGATATCCGACTACCGTCGGGTGGTCCCGCCCCGGTCGACGGCAGCTCCGCCATCGCCGACCGTCTGATGCTCAAGCTCGACCCCTCCACCCTGGGCTGGGCCCTCGGCGCGCCCTCCGGCAAGGGGGAGATGCGCGCCTGGTTCGGTCTCGCGGACGGCCGCGACGCCGACCCCTTCTCCCTCCTCCTCGCGGTGGACGCCCTGCCGCCCACCGCGTTCGAGATCGGCCTCAAGGGCTGGGTCCCCACGGTCGAACTCACCGTCCACGTGCGCCACCGCCCGGCCCCTGGCCCCCTGCGGATCTCGATCACCACCCGCAATCTGGCGGGCGGCTTCCTGGAGGAGGACGCCGAGGTCTGGGACAGCGAGGGCCGTCTGGTCGCCCAGTCCCGTCAGCTGGCCCGCGTCAGGCTGCCCTGA
- a CDS encoding ABC transporter ATP-binding protein, with the protein MTIPAQSNGADRADGEVLLKVTGLQKHFPIKKGLLQRQVGAVHAVDGIDFEVRAGETLGVVGESGCGKSTMGRLITRLLEPTAGKVEFEGKDITHLGVGGMRPLRRDVQMIFQDPYSSLNPRHTIGTIVGAPFRLQGVEPEGGIKKEVQRLLSVVGLNPEHYNRYPHEFSGGQRQRIGIARALALKPKLVVADEPVSALDVSIQAQVVNLMDDLQEELGLTYVIIAHDLSVVRHVSDRIAVMYLGKIVELADRESLYKAPMHPYTKALMSAVPIPDPKRRSAKSERILLKGDVPSPIAPPSGCRFHTRCWKATEICKTTEPQLIELKPGQRVACHHPENFADQAPQDTVLITAAKEASELVPDAVLEESAETSTAVAAAVAEAEAPETGDEPAAVAKDTVVSEDAAEAPAGESAADNSQESTDK; encoded by the coding sequence GTGACGATTCCTGCGCAGAGCAACGGCGCCGACCGCGCCGACGGCGAGGTCCTGCTGAAGGTCACCGGCCTGCAGAAGCACTTCCCCATCAAGAAGGGGCTGCTTCAGCGGCAGGTCGGCGCGGTGCACGCGGTCGACGGCATCGACTTCGAGGTCCGGGCCGGTGAGACCCTGGGCGTCGTGGGCGAGTCGGGCTGCGGCAAGTCCACGATGGGCCGGCTGATCACCCGGCTGCTCGAACCGACCGCCGGCAAGGTCGAGTTCGAGGGCAAGGACATCACGCACCTCGGTGTCGGGGGCATGCGCCCGCTGCGCCGCGATGTGCAGATGATCTTCCAGGACCCGTACTCGTCGCTGAACCCGCGCCACACGATCGGCACGATCGTCGGCGCCCCCTTCCGGCTGCAGGGCGTCGAGCCCGAGGGCGGCATCAAGAAGGAGGTCCAGCGACTGCTGTCGGTGGTCGGTCTCAACCCCGAGCACTACAACCGCTACCCGCACGAGTTCTCCGGCGGTCAGCGCCAGCGCATCGGCATCGCCCGTGCCCTGGCCCTGAAGCCCAAGCTGGTGGTCGCCGACGAGCCGGTCTCCGCGCTGGACGTGTCGATCCAGGCGCAGGTGGTCAACCTGATGGACGACCTCCAGGAGGAGCTCGGCCTGACGTACGTGATCATCGCGCACGACCTCTCGGTCGTCCGGCACGTCTCGGACCGGATCGCGGTGATGTACCTCGGCAAGATCGTCGAGCTGGCGGACCGGGAGTCGCTGTACAAGGCGCCGATGCACCCGTACACCAAGGCGCTGATGTCGGCCGTGCCGATCCCGGACCCGAAGCGGAGGTCCGCGAAGAGCGAGCGCATCCTGCTCAAGGGCGATGTGCCGTCCCCCATCGCGCCTCCCTCCGGCTGCCGGTTCCACACCCGCTGCTGGAAGGCGACGGAGATCTGCAAGACGACCGAGCCGCAGCTCATCGAGCTGAAGCCCGGTCAGCGGGTCGCCTGCCACCACCCGGAGAACTTCGCCGACCAGGCCCCCCAGGACACGGTCCTCATCACCGCCGCCAAGGAGGCGTCGGAACTGGTGCCGGACGCGGTCCTGGAGGAGTCGGCGGAGACCTCCACCGCGGTGGCGGCGGCGGTCGCCGAGGCGGAGGCCCCGGAGACCGGGGACGAGCCCGCGGCCGTGGCCAAGGACACCGTCGTGTCCGAGGACGCCGCCGAGGCGCCTGCCGGCGAGTCCGCCGCTGACAACTCCCAGGAGTCAACCGACAAGTAA